A window of Deinococcus detaillensis contains these coding sequences:
- the tuf gene encoding elongation factor Tu, which produces MAKGTFERNKPHVNIGTIGHVDHGKTTLTAAITYTAASIDASIETMRYDQIDKAPEEKARGITINTAHVEYSTAARHYSHVDCPGHADYVKNMITGAAQMDGAILVVSSADGPMPQTREHILLAKQVGVPHIVVFMNKVDMVDDEELLELVEMEVRELLGRYDFPGDDLPVVKGSALRALEVLTATPKMARGTDKWVDNVWELLDAVDSYIPTPERDTDKAFLMPVEDVFTITGRGTVATGRVERGIVKVQDDVEIIGLRDLRKTTVTGIEMHRKLLDSGMAGDNVGVLLRGVARDDVERGQVLAKPGSIKPHTKFEASVYVLSKDEGGRHSAFFGGYRPQFYFRTTDVTGVVELSEGVEMVMPGDNVTFIVDLIKPIAMEEGLRFAIREGGRTVGAGVVTKIVE; this is translated from the coding sequence ATGGCAAAAGGAACGTTCGAGCGCAACAAGCCCCACGTCAACATCGGCACGATTGGTCACGTCGATCACGGCAAAACCACCCTCACCGCCGCCATCACCTACACAGCCGCCTCAATCGACGCCAGCATCGAGACCATGCGCTATGACCAGATCGACAAGGCCCCCGAAGAAAAGGCCCGTGGCATCACCATCAACACCGCCCACGTCGAGTACTCCACTGCTGCGCGTCACTACAGCCACGTGGATTGCCCCGGTCACGCCGATTATGTCAAAAACATGATCACCGGCGCAGCCCAGATGGACGGCGCGATCTTGGTCGTGTCGAGCGCTGACGGCCCGATGCCCCAGACCCGCGAGCACATCCTGCTCGCCAAACAAGTCGGCGTGCCCCACATTGTCGTCTTCATGAACAAGGTCGATATGGTCGACGACGAGGAACTTTTGGAACTCGTCGAGATGGAAGTCCGCGAGTTGTTGGGCCGTTATGATTTCCCCGGCGATGATCTTCCCGTCGTCAAGGGTAGCGCTCTGCGCGCGCTAGAAGTCCTGACCGCCACGCCCAAAATGGCACGCGGCACCGACAAGTGGGTCGACAATGTCTGGGAACTCCTCGACGCCGTGGACAGCTACATCCCCACCCCTGAGCGCGACACCGACAAAGCCTTCTTGATGCCGGTCGAAGACGTGTTCACCATCACTGGACGCGGCACGGTCGCCACCGGCCGTGTCGAGCGCGGCATTGTCAAGGTTCAGGACGACGTCGAGATCATCGGCCTGCGCGATCTGCGCAAGACCACTGTCACCGGCATCGAAATGCACCGCAAGCTCCTCGATTCCGGTATGGCGGGCGACAACGTCGGCGTGCTTTTGCGCGGCGTGGCCCGTGACGACGTGGAACGCGGCCAGGTGTTGGCCAAGCCCGGTTCGATCAAGCCGCACACCAAGTTTGAAGCCAGCGTTTACGTGCTCTCGAAAGACGAAGGCGGACGCCACAGTGCATTCTTCGGCGGCTACCGTCCTCAGTTCTACTTCCGCACGACCGACGTGACGGGCGTGGTGGAACTGTCCGAGGGCGTGGAAATGGTAATGCCCGGCGATAACGTGACCTTTATCGTCGATCTGATCAAGCCGATTGCCATGGAAGAGGGCCTGCGCTTCGCCATCCGCGAAGGTGGCCGCACCGTCGGCGCGGGCGTCGTCACCAAGATCGTGGAGTAA
- a CDS encoding DinB family protein, giving the protein MPNVPSLADWPQSLERSGNAVALLASGLTEAEARWRPQPESWSALEIINHLADEESADFRTRFTLLIKAPQEAWPKIDPQGWARQRRYNARSLESSIERFLEERQASLRQLQAWPEPDWAVRHGSLSAADLIASWQAHDLLHLRQLAQLRYLYLEALGLNISYAGTWPGLVRPEETVS; this is encoded by the coding sequence ATGCCGAATGTCCCTTCTCTGGCCGACTGGCCGCAATCGCTTGAGCGCAGCGGCAACGCCGTCGCCCTACTGGCCAGCGGCCTCACCGAAGCCGAAGCCCGCTGGCGACCTCAGCCGGAAAGCTGGTCGGCACTCGAAATCATCAATCACCTTGCCGACGAGGAAAGTGCCGATTTCCGCACCCGGTTCACTCTGCTTATCAAAGCGCCGCAGGAAGCCTGGCCCAAAATTGATCCGCAAGGCTGGGCGCGGCAGCGGCGCTACAACGCACGCAGCTTGGAAAGTTCCATCGAGCGATTTTTGGAGGAGCGGCAAGCCTCGCTGCGCCAGCTCCAAGCCTGGCCGGAACCGGACTGGGCCGTGAGGCACGGCAGCCTCAGCGCCGCCGACTTGATAGCGTCGTGGCAAGCCCACGATCTCTTGCACCTGCGCCAGCTGGCCCAGCTGCGCTATCTCTATTTGGAAGCGTTGGGCCTGAATATCAGCTACGCGGGCACTTGGCCGGGGCTAGTGCGCCCAGAGGAAACCGTAAGCTAA
- the rpmG gene encoding 50S ribosomal protein L33, whose translation MAKDGPRMIIKMESTAGTGFYYTTTKNRRNTQAKLELKKYDPVVKKHVPFKEKKV comes from the coding sequence ATGGCCAAAGACGGACCGCGCATGATTATCAAGATGGAAAGCACCGCTGGAACGGGCTTTTACTACACCACCACCAAAAACCGCCGCAACACGCAGGCCAAACTGGAACTCAAGAAGTACGATCCAGTCGTCAAAAAGCATGTTCCCTTCAAGGAGAAAAAGGTCTGA
- the secE gene encoding preprotein translocase subunit SecE, translating into MNIVQYFKDAQGELSRVTWPSREAVFEGTQAVLIFVIGLTLIVFALDKVFGILIKLVLP; encoded by the coding sequence ATGAACATCGTGCAGTATTTCAAAGACGCCCAGGGCGAACTCTCGCGGGTGACTTGGCCGAGCCGTGAAGCGGTATTCGAAGGCACTCAAGCGGTGCTGATCTTCGTGATCGGCCTGACCTTGATCGTCTTCGCCCTCGATAAGGTCTTCGGCATCCTGATCAAATTGGTGTTGCCATGA
- the nusG gene encoding transcription termination/antitermination protein NusG, with the protein MSIEWYAVHTYIGQEERVERTLMERARKLGMQGTKIFQVLQPSEKAVELREGGKKETVERLLFPGYVFVQMDIEDDDSPGELGESWETVRNTPGVTGFVGTTTYPVPLSQEEVQRLLVSVGLTQQTEEAPTPRIKADFKAGDMVRVTAGPFADFSGVVSEVNMPQAKVKVLVSIFGRETPVELDFSQISR; encoded by the coding sequence ATGAGCATCGAGTGGTACGCCGTTCACACCTATATCGGCCAAGAAGAACGGGTCGAGAGAACGCTGATGGAACGCGCCCGTAAGTTAGGGATGCAGGGTACCAAGATTTTTCAGGTGTTGCAGCCCAGCGAAAAGGCCGTCGAGCTGCGCGAAGGCGGTAAGAAAGAAACCGTCGAGCGCTTGCTGTTTCCCGGTTACGTTTTCGTCCAAATGGATATTGAAGACGACGACTCGCCCGGCGAACTCGGCGAGAGCTGGGAGACGGTACGCAACACCCCCGGCGTCACCGGTTTTGTCGGCACCACCACTTATCCGGTGCCGCTCTCGCAAGAAGAAGTGCAGCGCTTACTGGTTTCGGTGGGCCTGACCCAGCAAACCGAGGAAGCGCCTACGCCGCGCATCAAGGCCGATTTCAAGGCGGGCGACATGGTGCGCGTCACGGCTGGCCCGTTTGCCGATTTCAGCGGCGTGGTCAGCGAAGTCAACATGCCGCAGGCCAAGGTCAAAGTGCTGGTCAGCATCTTCGGGCGCGAAACGCCGGTTGAGCTCGACTTCTCGCAGATCAGCAGATAA
- the rplK gene encoding 50S ribosomal protein L11 — translation MKKITGIVKLQLPAGKATPAPPVGPALGQYGANIMQFTKEFNALTADKGDAIIPVEITIFADRSFTFITKTPPMSYLIRKAAGLSKGSATPNKAKVGKLDWNQVLEIAKTKMPDLNAGSVEAAANTVAGTARSMGVTIEGGPNA, via the coding sequence ATGAAGAAGATCACCGGCATCGTGAAGTTGCAGCTTCCGGCAGGCAAGGCCACCCCGGCCCCGCCCGTCGGCCCCGCGCTGGGTCAGTACGGCGCGAACATCATGCAGTTTACCAAAGAGTTCAACGCGCTGACGGCCGACAAGGGTGACGCGATCATCCCCGTGGAAATCACCATTTTCGCCGATCGCAGCTTTACCTTTATCACCAAGACCCCGCCAATGAGCTACCTGATTCGTAAAGCTGCCGGACTGAGCAAGGGCAGCGCCACGCCCAACAAAGCCAAAGTCGGCAAGCTCGACTGGAACCAGGTCTTGGAAATCGCCAAAACCAAAATGCCCGACCTCAACGCGGGCAGCGTCGAAGCCGCCGCCAACACGGTCGCAGGCACAGCACGCAGCATGGGCGTGACCATCGAGGGAGGCCCCAATGCCTAA
- the rplA gene encoding 50S ribosomal protein L1, with protein sequence MPKHGKRYTALIGKVDRNKQYTISEAAELVKELATAKFDETVEVHFRLGIDPRKSDQNVRGTVALPHGTGRNVRVAVIAKGENVAAAEAAGADVVGSEELIERIAGGFMDFDSVVATPDMMAQVGQKLARLLGPRGLLPNPKSGTVGTDVAGMVKSLKAGRIEFRNDKTGVIHAPIGKVSFEGGNISENYQALISALEGAKPASAKGVYLRSAFLTSTMGPSIPLTLSTQAQ encoded by the coding sequence ATGCCTAAGCACGGAAAGCGCTACACAGCGCTCATCGGTAAAGTCGACCGCAACAAGCAGTACACCATCAGCGAAGCCGCTGAACTCGTCAAAGAACTGGCCACCGCCAAGTTCGATGAAACCGTGGAAGTTCACTTCCGCCTCGGCATTGACCCGCGCAAGAGTGACCAAAACGTGCGCGGCACGGTGGCGCTGCCGCACGGCACCGGCCGTAATGTGCGCGTGGCCGTGATCGCCAAGGGTGAGAACGTGGCCGCCGCCGAAGCTGCAGGTGCGGACGTGGTCGGCAGCGAAGAGCTGATCGAGCGCATCGCGGGCGGCTTCATGGACTTCGACTCGGTTGTGGCAACCCCCGACATGATGGCCCAAGTCGGTCAGAAGCTGGCCCGTTTGCTGGGGCCGCGCGGCCTGCTGCCCAACCCCAAGAGCGGCACCGTCGGCACCGACGTGGCCGGCATGGTCAAGAGCCTCAAGGCCGGGCGCATCGAGTTCCGCAATGACAAGACCGGCGTGATCCACGCGCCAATCGGCAAGGTCAGCTTTGAAGGCGGCAATATCAGCGAGAACTACCAAGCGCTGATCAGCGCCCTCGAAGGAGCTAAGCCCGCCAGCGCCAAAGGCGTCTACTTGCGCAGCGCTTTCCTGACCAGCACCATGGGGCCGAGCATTCCCCTGACGCTGAGCACCCAAGCGCAGTAA
- the rplJ gene encoding 50S ribosomal protein L10, which translates to MPNQRNQNILASLKASLEGVETFFVVDYQGLSAGQLGALRKQVVEKGGRIIVAKNSLINLALGETDFSDALKGPSAIVVAQDDAAGVAKALSDAAKANDKGIPTMKAGFLEGKRVDISVVARIASLGTKDQLYSELVGVLGAHQSNFVGILEAYKAQLEEAAA; encoded by the coding sequence ATGCCGAACCAACGCAACCAAAACATTCTGGCCTCGCTGAAGGCTTCCTTAGAAGGCGTCGAAACGTTTTTCGTCGTCGACTATCAGGGCCTCAGCGCTGGGCAGTTGGGCGCACTCCGCAAGCAAGTGGTGGAAAAGGGTGGGCGCATTATTGTCGCCAAAAACTCCCTGATCAACCTGGCGCTGGGTGAAACCGATTTCAGCGACGCCCTCAAAGGGCCGAGCGCTATCGTGGTGGCCCAAGACGACGCCGCTGGTGTGGCCAAAGCGCTGAGCGACGCGGCCAAAGCCAACGACAAAGGCATCCCGACCATGAAGGCGGGCTTCCTTGAAGGCAAGCGCGTTGACATCAGCGTGGTCGCCCGTATCGCCTCGCTGGGTACTAAAGATCAGCTCTACTCCGAGCTGGTTGGCGTGCTGGGCGCACATCAAAGCAACTTCGTGGGCATCTTGGAAGCCTACAAAGCGCAGCTCGAAGAAGCTGCCGCTTAA